Proteins encoded together in one Macadamia integrifolia cultivar HAES 741 chromosome 8, SCU_Mint_v3, whole genome shotgun sequence window:
- the LOC122086417 gene encoding nucleolin 2-like isoform X1, with the protein MGKKSAQQVATAVSASPPAKSAKKGKRTAEEALEKQVSIKKQKLAEEELLKKQKSAAKTKKKQETSSSEDDSSSESEEEKPNVKAKKSPAVASKNGLAVAPKKKPEPIESSDSDSSSDEDDVAAAKAKKLPAAKAKNSPAAVSKKKKESSSSSDSDSSSEEDVKNVAKVVPQAKKLPAAVAKNGHAAGLKKKNESSDSSDSDSSSDEDDKAPKVAKQASKLPTPAPKSTPAAAPKKKAESSDSSSESDSEEDEKNVAPGPSISKKPLLVKGKPGPAVAKKEESTGSSSESDSSEDEVKVKAAAPSLSKAPAKKKEESSDSSESSSDEEDEAPPAKVSVPAKRQLVNTNTKASMKTASKEDESEDESSEDSDEEPQKKKVKVPPTGNVVKPNAKALKKASSSDESSEESSDDEPSKAQVVKKLAKAAKESSSSEDDSSEEESEEEEPAKTPKNKVRELPSKASKESSSSEGSSEEEDEDEQPVKTPKTNIKKDTDEVMIDAVTPKHNAPATPNVGTTGSKTLFVGNLSFSIEQADVLEFFKKAGEVVDVRFAVRDDQFRGYGHVEFATEAAAAKALELNGEDLLGRPVRLDLAFERGSYTPHSSREGNSYQKGGKGQGRTVFVRGFDTSVGEDQVRSTLEEHFGSCGEISRLSIPKDYDTGAPKGIAYIDFPNEDSFSKALEFNGSEIEGYSLVVEEARPRPDNRDGGGSGRGGFGRSGGRDGGGRSGGRDGGGRFGGFRGGGRSGGRGGRSGGGGRGRGTPFKPSLAAAGTGKKTTFDD; encoded by the exons ATGGGGAAGAAATCTGCTCAACAG GTCGCTACAGCAGTCTCTGCTAGTCCACCAGCGAAATCAGCTAAGAAAG GCAAGAGGACTGCCGAGGAGGCGTTGGAGAAACAAGTGAGTATCAAGAAGCAGAAGTTAGCCGAGGAAGAGCTTCTGAAGAAACAGAAGAGTGCGGctaagacgaagaagaagcaggaAACAAGCAGCTCCGAGGATGATTCTTCATCTGAATCCGAAGAGGAG AAACCCAATGTGAAGGCCAAAAAGTCGCCAGCTGTTGCCTCTAAGAATGGCCTTGCGGTTGCTCCCAAGAAGAAACCAGAACCTATCGAGAGTTCTGATTCAGATAGCAGCTCTGATGAAGATGAT GTAGCTGCAGCAAAGGCGAAAAAATTGCCAGCTGCTAAGGCTAAGAATAGCCCTGCAGCAgtgtccaagaagaaaaaggaatcaAGTTCCAGTTCTGATTCTGATAGCAGCTCAGAAGAAGATGTT AAGAATGTGGCTAAGGTTGTGCCCCAAGCAAAGAAACTGCCTGCTGCTGTGGCTAAGAATGGCCATGCAGCTggtttaaagaagaaaaatgaatcaAGTGACAGTTCTGATTCAGATAGTAGCTCAGACGAGGACGAT AAAGCTCCAAAGGTTGCTAAGCAAGCCAGTAAATTGCCAACTCCGGCCCCAAAGAGTACCCCTGCAGCGGCTCCCAAGAAGAAAGCTGAATCAAGTGATAGTTCCTCGGAGAGTGATTCTGAGGAAGATGag AAAAATGTTGCCCCCGGTCCTTCCATTTCTAAGAAACCATTGCTAGTGAAGGGTAAGCCTGGGCCAGCAGTGGCGAAGAAGGAAGAATCTACTGGAAGTTCATCAGAGAGTGATTCTTCGGAGGACGAG GTCAAGGTCAAAGCTGCTGCTCCATCTTTGTCAAAAGCTCcagcaaaaaagaaagaagaatctaGTGACAGTTCAGAAAGTAGCTCTGATGAGGAGGAT GAGGCACCTCCTGCGAAGGTTTCTGTTCCTGCAAAGAGACAGCTTGTGAACACTAATACAAAAGCATCAATGAAG actgcttccaaggaagatgagagtgaggatGAGAGCTCTGAAGACAGTgatgaagaacctcaaaagaaaaaagtgaaagTTCCA CCTACAGGGAATGTGGTGAAGCCTAATGCAAAGGCTTTAAAGAAGGCAAGTAGCAGTGATGAGAGCTCTGAGGAAAGTTCTGATGATGAGCCTTCCAAGGCACAAGTGGTAAAGAAG CTTGCCAAAGCAGCAAAGGAAAGCAGCAGTTCTGAGGATGATTCATCTGAGGAGGAAAGTGAGGAGGAAGAACCTGCCAAGACTCCAAAGAACAAAGTGAGGGAGCTT CCTTCAAAAGCATCGAAGGAAAGCAGTAGTTCTGAGGGGTCTTctgaggaggaagatgaagatgaacaGCCTGTTAAGACTCCAAAGACCAAT ATCAAGAAAGACACTGATGAAGTGATGATTGATGCTGTGACACCTAAG CACAATGCTCCGGCTACCCCAAATGTTGGAACAACTGGGTCAAAAACACTGTTTGTAGGGAACCTATCATTCAGTATTGAACAAGCTGATGT gttGGAGTTCTTCAAAAAGGCTGGGGAAGTTGTTGATGTCCGTTTTGCAGTTAGAGATGATCAATTTAGGGGATATGGCCATGTTGAATTTGCCACTGAAGCCGCAGCAGCAAAG GCTCTTGAACTGAATGGTGAAGATTTGCTGGGTCGACCTGTAAGACTTGACTTGGCCTTTGAGAGGGGCTCCTATACCCCACATAGCAG CAGAGAAGGCAACTCATACCAGAAAGGAGGTAAAGGCCAGGGAAGGACTGTATTTGTACGAGGTTTTGATACCTCTGTTGGAGAGGATCAG GTTCGGAGCACTCTGGAAGAGCATTTTGGGTCTTGCGGAGAAATTTCAAGACTGTCTATTCCGAAAGATTATGATACTGGTGCTCCCAAGGG GATCGCTTATATTGATTTCCCAAATGAGGATAGTTTCTCCAAGGCTTTAGAGTTCAATGGATCTGAGATTGAAGGCTATTCGTTGGTAGTGGAAGAAGCAAGGCCAAGGCCTGATAACCGTGATGGAGGTGGCAGTGGAAGAGGTGGTTTTGGCAGGAGTGGTGGTAGAGACGGTGGTGGTAGGAGTGGTGGTAGAGATGGTGGTGGTCGATTTGGAGGCTTTCGTGGAGGTGGTCGAAGTGGTGGCAGAGGAGGCCGTTCAGGAGGTGGTGGCAGGGGACGTGGCACACCCTTTAAGCCAAGCTTGGCAGCGGCCGGCACAG
- the LOC122086417 gene encoding nucleolin 2-like isoform X3, giving the protein MGKKSAQQVATAVSASPPAKSAKKGKRTAEEALEKQVSIKKQKLAEEELLKKQKSAAKTKKKQETSSSEDDSSSESEEEKPNVKAKKSPAVASKNGLAVAPKKKPEPIESSDSDSSSDEDDVAAAKAKKLPAAKAKNSPAAVSKKKKESSSSSDSDSSSEEDVNVAKVVPQAKKLPAAVAKNGHAAGLKKKNESSDSSDSDSSSDEDDKAPKVAKQASKLPTPAPKSTPAAAPKKKAESSDSSSESDSEEDEKNVAPGPSISKKPLLVKGKPGPAVAKKEESTGSSSESDSSEDEVKVKAAAPSLSKAPAKKKEESSDSSESSSDEEDEAPPAKVSVPAKRQLVNTNTKASMKTASKEDESEDESSEDSDEEPQKKKVKVPPTGNVVKPNAKALKKASSSDESSEESSDDEPSKAQVVKKLAKAAKESSSSEDDSSEEESEEEEPAKTPKNKVRELPSKASKESSSSEGSSEEEDEDEQPVKTPKTNIKKDTDEVMIDAVTPKHNAPATPNVGTTGSKTLFVGNLSFSIEQADVLEFFKKAGEVVDVRFAVRDDQFRGYGHVEFATEAAAAKALELNGEDLLGRPVRLDLAFERGSYTPHSSREGNSYQKGGKGQGRTVFVRGFDTSVGEDQVRSTLEEHFGSCGEISRLSIPKDYDTGAPKGIAYIDFPNEDSFSKALEFNGSEIEGYSLVVEEARPRPDNRDGGGSGRGGFGRSGGRDGGGRSGGRDGGGRFGGFRGGGRSGGRGGRSGGGGRGRGTPFKPSLAAAGTGKKTTFDD; this is encoded by the exons ATGGGGAAGAAATCTGCTCAACAG GTCGCTACAGCAGTCTCTGCTAGTCCACCAGCGAAATCAGCTAAGAAAG GCAAGAGGACTGCCGAGGAGGCGTTGGAGAAACAAGTGAGTATCAAGAAGCAGAAGTTAGCCGAGGAAGAGCTTCTGAAGAAACAGAAGAGTGCGGctaagacgaagaagaagcaggaAACAAGCAGCTCCGAGGATGATTCTTCATCTGAATCCGAAGAGGAG AAACCCAATGTGAAGGCCAAAAAGTCGCCAGCTGTTGCCTCTAAGAATGGCCTTGCGGTTGCTCCCAAGAAGAAACCAGAACCTATCGAGAGTTCTGATTCAGATAGCAGCTCTGATGAAGATGAT GTAGCTGCAGCAAAGGCGAAAAAATTGCCAGCTGCTAAGGCTAAGAATAGCCCTGCAGCAgtgtccaagaagaaaaaggaatcaAGTTCCAGTTCTGATTCTGATAGCAGCTCAGAAGAAGATGTT AATGTGGCTAAGGTTGTGCCCCAAGCAAAGAAACTGCCTGCTGCTGTGGCTAAGAATGGCCATGCAGCTggtttaaagaagaaaaatgaatcaAGTGACAGTTCTGATTCAGATAGTAGCTCAGACGAGGACGAT AAAGCTCCAAAGGTTGCTAAGCAAGCCAGTAAATTGCCAACTCCGGCCCCAAAGAGTACCCCTGCAGCGGCTCCCAAGAAGAAAGCTGAATCAAGTGATAGTTCCTCGGAGAGTGATTCTGAGGAAGATGag AAAAATGTTGCCCCCGGTCCTTCCATTTCTAAGAAACCATTGCTAGTGAAGGGTAAGCCTGGGCCAGCAGTGGCGAAGAAGGAAGAATCTACTGGAAGTTCATCAGAGAGTGATTCTTCGGAGGACGAG GTCAAGGTCAAAGCTGCTGCTCCATCTTTGTCAAAAGCTCcagcaaaaaagaaagaagaatctaGTGACAGTTCAGAAAGTAGCTCTGATGAGGAGGAT GAGGCACCTCCTGCGAAGGTTTCTGTTCCTGCAAAGAGACAGCTTGTGAACACTAATACAAAAGCATCAATGAAG actgcttccaaggaagatgagagtgaggatGAGAGCTCTGAAGACAGTgatgaagaacctcaaaagaaaaaagtgaaagTTCCA CCTACAGGGAATGTGGTGAAGCCTAATGCAAAGGCTTTAAAGAAGGCAAGTAGCAGTGATGAGAGCTCTGAGGAAAGTTCTGATGATGAGCCTTCCAAGGCACAAGTGGTAAAGAAG CTTGCCAAAGCAGCAAAGGAAAGCAGCAGTTCTGAGGATGATTCATCTGAGGAGGAAAGTGAGGAGGAAGAACCTGCCAAGACTCCAAAGAACAAAGTGAGGGAGCTT CCTTCAAAAGCATCGAAGGAAAGCAGTAGTTCTGAGGGGTCTTctgaggaggaagatgaagatgaacaGCCTGTTAAGACTCCAAAGACCAAT ATCAAGAAAGACACTGATGAAGTGATGATTGATGCTGTGACACCTAAG CACAATGCTCCGGCTACCCCAAATGTTGGAACAACTGGGTCAAAAACACTGTTTGTAGGGAACCTATCATTCAGTATTGAACAAGCTGATGT gttGGAGTTCTTCAAAAAGGCTGGGGAAGTTGTTGATGTCCGTTTTGCAGTTAGAGATGATCAATTTAGGGGATATGGCCATGTTGAATTTGCCACTGAAGCCGCAGCAGCAAAG GCTCTTGAACTGAATGGTGAAGATTTGCTGGGTCGACCTGTAAGACTTGACTTGGCCTTTGAGAGGGGCTCCTATACCCCACATAGCAG CAGAGAAGGCAACTCATACCAGAAAGGAGGTAAAGGCCAGGGAAGGACTGTATTTGTACGAGGTTTTGATACCTCTGTTGGAGAGGATCAG GTTCGGAGCACTCTGGAAGAGCATTTTGGGTCTTGCGGAGAAATTTCAAGACTGTCTATTCCGAAAGATTATGATACTGGTGCTCCCAAGGG GATCGCTTATATTGATTTCCCAAATGAGGATAGTTTCTCCAAGGCTTTAGAGTTCAATGGATCTGAGATTGAAGGCTATTCGTTGGTAGTGGAAGAAGCAAGGCCAAGGCCTGATAACCGTGATGGAGGTGGCAGTGGAAGAGGTGGTTTTGGCAGGAGTGGTGGTAGAGACGGTGGTGGTAGGAGTGGTGGTAGAGATGGTGGTGGTCGATTTGGAGGCTTTCGTGGAGGTGGTCGAAGTGGTGGCAGAGGAGGCCGTTCAGGAGGTGGTGGCAGGGGACGTGGCACACCCTTTAAGCCAAGCTTGGCAGCGGCCGGCACAG
- the LOC122086417 gene encoding nucleolin 2-like isoform X6, protein MGKKSAQQVATAVSASPPAKSAKKGKRTAEEALEKQVSIKKQKLAEEELLKKQKSAAKTKKKQETSSSEDDSSSESEEEKPNVKAKKSPAVASKNGLAVAPKKKPEPIESSDSDSSSDEDDVAAAKAKKLPAAKAKNSPAAVSKKKKESSSSSDSDSSSEEDVKNVAKVVPQAKKLPAAVAKNGHAAGLKKKNESSDSSDSDSSSDEDDKAPKVAKQASKLPTPAPKSTPAAAPKKKAESSDSSSESDSEEDEVKVKAAAPSLSKAPAKKKEESSDSSESSSDEEDEAPPAKVSVPAKRQLVNTNTKASMKTASKEDESEDESSEDSDEEPQKKKVKVPPTGNVVKPNAKALKKASSSDESSEESSDDEPSKAQVVKKLAKAAKESSSSEDDSSEEESEEEEPAKTPKNKVRELPSKASKESSSSEGSSEEEDEDEQPVKTPKTNIKKDTDEVMIDAVTPKHNAPATPNVGTTGSKTLFVGNLSFSIEQADVLEFFKKAGEVVDVRFAVRDDQFRGYGHVEFATEAAAAKALELNGEDLLGRPVRLDLAFERGSYTPHSSREGNSYQKGGKGQGRTVFVRGFDTSVGEDQVRSTLEEHFGSCGEISRLSIPKDYDTGAPKGIAYIDFPNEDSFSKALEFNGSEIEGYSLVVEEARPRPDNRDGGGSGRGGFGRSGGRDGGGRSGGRDGGGRFGGFRGGGRSGGRGGRSGGGGRGRGTPFKPSLAAAGTGKKTTFDD, encoded by the exons ATGGGGAAGAAATCTGCTCAACAG GTCGCTACAGCAGTCTCTGCTAGTCCACCAGCGAAATCAGCTAAGAAAG GCAAGAGGACTGCCGAGGAGGCGTTGGAGAAACAAGTGAGTATCAAGAAGCAGAAGTTAGCCGAGGAAGAGCTTCTGAAGAAACAGAAGAGTGCGGctaagacgaagaagaagcaggaAACAAGCAGCTCCGAGGATGATTCTTCATCTGAATCCGAAGAGGAG AAACCCAATGTGAAGGCCAAAAAGTCGCCAGCTGTTGCCTCTAAGAATGGCCTTGCGGTTGCTCCCAAGAAGAAACCAGAACCTATCGAGAGTTCTGATTCAGATAGCAGCTCTGATGAAGATGAT GTAGCTGCAGCAAAGGCGAAAAAATTGCCAGCTGCTAAGGCTAAGAATAGCCCTGCAGCAgtgtccaagaagaaaaaggaatcaAGTTCCAGTTCTGATTCTGATAGCAGCTCAGAAGAAGATGTT AAGAATGTGGCTAAGGTTGTGCCCCAAGCAAAGAAACTGCCTGCTGCTGTGGCTAAGAATGGCCATGCAGCTggtttaaagaagaaaaatgaatcaAGTGACAGTTCTGATTCAGATAGTAGCTCAGACGAGGACGAT AAAGCTCCAAAGGTTGCTAAGCAAGCCAGTAAATTGCCAACTCCGGCCCCAAAGAGTACCCCTGCAGCGGCTCCCAAGAAGAAAGCTGAATCAAGTGATAGTTCCTCGGAGAGTGATTCTGAGGAAGATGag GTCAAGGTCAAAGCTGCTGCTCCATCTTTGTCAAAAGCTCcagcaaaaaagaaagaagaatctaGTGACAGTTCAGAAAGTAGCTCTGATGAGGAGGAT GAGGCACCTCCTGCGAAGGTTTCTGTTCCTGCAAAGAGACAGCTTGTGAACACTAATACAAAAGCATCAATGAAG actgcttccaaggaagatgagagtgaggatGAGAGCTCTGAAGACAGTgatgaagaacctcaaaagaaaaaagtgaaagTTCCA CCTACAGGGAATGTGGTGAAGCCTAATGCAAAGGCTTTAAAGAAGGCAAGTAGCAGTGATGAGAGCTCTGAGGAAAGTTCTGATGATGAGCCTTCCAAGGCACAAGTGGTAAAGAAG CTTGCCAAAGCAGCAAAGGAAAGCAGCAGTTCTGAGGATGATTCATCTGAGGAGGAAAGTGAGGAGGAAGAACCTGCCAAGACTCCAAAGAACAAAGTGAGGGAGCTT CCTTCAAAAGCATCGAAGGAAAGCAGTAGTTCTGAGGGGTCTTctgaggaggaagatgaagatgaacaGCCTGTTAAGACTCCAAAGACCAAT ATCAAGAAAGACACTGATGAAGTGATGATTGATGCTGTGACACCTAAG CACAATGCTCCGGCTACCCCAAATGTTGGAACAACTGGGTCAAAAACACTGTTTGTAGGGAACCTATCATTCAGTATTGAACAAGCTGATGT gttGGAGTTCTTCAAAAAGGCTGGGGAAGTTGTTGATGTCCGTTTTGCAGTTAGAGATGATCAATTTAGGGGATATGGCCATGTTGAATTTGCCACTGAAGCCGCAGCAGCAAAG GCTCTTGAACTGAATGGTGAAGATTTGCTGGGTCGACCTGTAAGACTTGACTTGGCCTTTGAGAGGGGCTCCTATACCCCACATAGCAG CAGAGAAGGCAACTCATACCAGAAAGGAGGTAAAGGCCAGGGAAGGACTGTATTTGTACGAGGTTTTGATACCTCTGTTGGAGAGGATCAG GTTCGGAGCACTCTGGAAGAGCATTTTGGGTCTTGCGGAGAAATTTCAAGACTGTCTATTCCGAAAGATTATGATACTGGTGCTCCCAAGGG GATCGCTTATATTGATTTCCCAAATGAGGATAGTTTCTCCAAGGCTTTAGAGTTCAATGGATCTGAGATTGAAGGCTATTCGTTGGTAGTGGAAGAAGCAAGGCCAAGGCCTGATAACCGTGATGGAGGTGGCAGTGGAAGAGGTGGTTTTGGCAGGAGTGGTGGTAGAGACGGTGGTGGTAGGAGTGGTGGTAGAGATGGTGGTGGTCGATTTGGAGGCTTTCGTGGAGGTGGTCGAAGTGGTGGCAGAGGAGGCCGTTCAGGAGGTGGTGGCAGGGGACGTGGCACACCCTTTAAGCCAAGCTTGGCAGCGGCCGGCACAG
- the LOC122086417 gene encoding nucleolin 1-like isoform X2, with protein sequence MGKKSAQQVATAVSASPPAKSAKKGKRTAEEALEKQVSIKKQKLAEEELLKKQKSAAKTKKKQETSSSEDDSSSESEEEKPNVKAKKSPAVASKNGLAVAPKKKPEPIESSDSDSSSDEDDVAAAKAKKLPAAKAKNSPAAVSKKKKESSSSSDSDSSSEEDVKNVAKVVPQAKKLPAAVAKNGHAAGLKKKNESSDSSDSDSSSDEDDKAPKVAKQASKLPTPAPKSTPAAAPKKKAESSDSSSESDSEEDEKNVAPGPSISKKPLLVKGKPGPAVAKKEESTGSSSESDSSEDEVKVKAAAPSLSKAPAKKKEESSDSSESSSDEEDEAPPAKVSVPAKRQLVNTNTKASMKTASKEDESEDESSEDSDEEPQKKKVKVPPTGNVVKPNAKALKKASSSDESSEESSDDEPSKAQVVKKLAKAAKESSSSEDDSSEEESEEEEPAKTPKNKVRELPSKASKESSSSEGSSEEEDEDEQPVKTPKTNIKKDTDEVMIDAVTPKHNAPATPNVGTTGSKTLFVGNLSFSIEQADVLEFFKKAGEVVDVRFAVRDDQFRGYGHVEFATEAAAAKALELNGEDLLGRPVRLDLAFERGSYTPHSREGNSYQKGGKGQGRTVFVRGFDTSVGEDQVRSTLEEHFGSCGEISRLSIPKDYDTGAPKGIAYIDFPNEDSFSKALEFNGSEIEGYSLVVEEARPRPDNRDGGGSGRGGFGRSGGRDGGGRSGGRDGGGRFGGFRGGGRSGGRGGRSGGGGRGRGTPFKPSLAAAGTGKKTTFDD encoded by the exons ATGGGGAAGAAATCTGCTCAACAG GTCGCTACAGCAGTCTCTGCTAGTCCACCAGCGAAATCAGCTAAGAAAG GCAAGAGGACTGCCGAGGAGGCGTTGGAGAAACAAGTGAGTATCAAGAAGCAGAAGTTAGCCGAGGAAGAGCTTCTGAAGAAACAGAAGAGTGCGGctaagacgaagaagaagcaggaAACAAGCAGCTCCGAGGATGATTCTTCATCTGAATCCGAAGAGGAG AAACCCAATGTGAAGGCCAAAAAGTCGCCAGCTGTTGCCTCTAAGAATGGCCTTGCGGTTGCTCCCAAGAAGAAACCAGAACCTATCGAGAGTTCTGATTCAGATAGCAGCTCTGATGAAGATGAT GTAGCTGCAGCAAAGGCGAAAAAATTGCCAGCTGCTAAGGCTAAGAATAGCCCTGCAGCAgtgtccaagaagaaaaaggaatcaAGTTCCAGTTCTGATTCTGATAGCAGCTCAGAAGAAGATGTT AAGAATGTGGCTAAGGTTGTGCCCCAAGCAAAGAAACTGCCTGCTGCTGTGGCTAAGAATGGCCATGCAGCTggtttaaagaagaaaaatgaatcaAGTGACAGTTCTGATTCAGATAGTAGCTCAGACGAGGACGAT AAAGCTCCAAAGGTTGCTAAGCAAGCCAGTAAATTGCCAACTCCGGCCCCAAAGAGTACCCCTGCAGCGGCTCCCAAGAAGAAAGCTGAATCAAGTGATAGTTCCTCGGAGAGTGATTCTGAGGAAGATGag AAAAATGTTGCCCCCGGTCCTTCCATTTCTAAGAAACCATTGCTAGTGAAGGGTAAGCCTGGGCCAGCAGTGGCGAAGAAGGAAGAATCTACTGGAAGTTCATCAGAGAGTGATTCTTCGGAGGACGAG GTCAAGGTCAAAGCTGCTGCTCCATCTTTGTCAAAAGCTCcagcaaaaaagaaagaagaatctaGTGACAGTTCAGAAAGTAGCTCTGATGAGGAGGAT GAGGCACCTCCTGCGAAGGTTTCTGTTCCTGCAAAGAGACAGCTTGTGAACACTAATACAAAAGCATCAATGAAG actgcttccaaggaagatgagagtgaggatGAGAGCTCTGAAGACAGTgatgaagaacctcaaaagaaaaaagtgaaagTTCCA CCTACAGGGAATGTGGTGAAGCCTAATGCAAAGGCTTTAAAGAAGGCAAGTAGCAGTGATGAGAGCTCTGAGGAAAGTTCTGATGATGAGCCTTCCAAGGCACAAGTGGTAAAGAAG CTTGCCAAAGCAGCAAAGGAAAGCAGCAGTTCTGAGGATGATTCATCTGAGGAGGAAAGTGAGGAGGAAGAACCTGCCAAGACTCCAAAGAACAAAGTGAGGGAGCTT CCTTCAAAAGCATCGAAGGAAAGCAGTAGTTCTGAGGGGTCTTctgaggaggaagatgaagatgaacaGCCTGTTAAGACTCCAAAGACCAAT ATCAAGAAAGACACTGATGAAGTGATGATTGATGCTGTGACACCTAAG CACAATGCTCCGGCTACCCCAAATGTTGGAACAACTGGGTCAAAAACACTGTTTGTAGGGAACCTATCATTCAGTATTGAACAAGCTGATGT gttGGAGTTCTTCAAAAAGGCTGGGGAAGTTGTTGATGTCCGTTTTGCAGTTAGAGATGATCAATTTAGGGGATATGGCCATGTTGAATTTGCCACTGAAGCCGCAGCAGCAAAG GCTCTTGAACTGAATGGTGAAGATTTGCTGGGTCGACCTGTAAGACTTGACTTGGCCTTTGAGAGGGGCTCCTATACCCCACATAGCAG AGAAGGCAACTCATACCAGAAAGGAGGTAAAGGCCAGGGAAGGACTGTATTTGTACGAGGTTTTGATACCTCTGTTGGAGAGGATCAG GTTCGGAGCACTCTGGAAGAGCATTTTGGGTCTTGCGGAGAAATTTCAAGACTGTCTATTCCGAAAGATTATGATACTGGTGCTCCCAAGGG GATCGCTTATATTGATTTCCCAAATGAGGATAGTTTCTCCAAGGCTTTAGAGTTCAATGGATCTGAGATTGAAGGCTATTCGTTGGTAGTGGAAGAAGCAAGGCCAAGGCCTGATAACCGTGATGGAGGTGGCAGTGGAAGAGGTGGTTTTGGCAGGAGTGGTGGTAGAGACGGTGGTGGTAGGAGTGGTGGTAGAGATGGTGGTGGTCGATTTGGAGGCTTTCGTGGAGGTGGTCGAAGTGGTGGCAGAGGAGGCCGTTCAGGAGGTGGTGGCAGGGGACGTGGCACACCCTTTAAGCCAAGCTTGGCAGCGGCCGGCACAG